In Schizosaccharomyces osmophilus chromosome 1, complete sequence, the genomic window tttcgGATTTGCATTTGTCAACGATTTCTAAAAATGATTTAACAGCTGCGCCAGCATCTTCCTCCCTTAAGGCTACATCCAATTTGTAAGTATGCGTCCACAAAACGAATATCCTTTGCTAGAAGGCTATACCTTTTGAATAGTAGTACGAGTTCTCAACATCAACGTCCGGCTCGACCatatcatcatcatcatcctCAAATTCGAACTCATAATCTTCATCATCTCTGCATTTGTTAGCACACATCATTTGAGAATAAAAGATAATCCACTTACTCTAACATAAAATCGTCCGCCATTTTAAAGATACTGACTATTGAATAGGTTTCGCTGTTCCTCTGCTACTCATATATCATACTAGTAAGAAGCAATACAACgatagaaaaaatacatgCAAACTCAAACCCAAGAGtattttgtatttaatATACATAAATGAATGTACATTTCCTTATTGAAAGCGATGTGCTTGTCAAAACTTTCATTTGCCCTACGTATTGTCTCCTACTAATGCGACGTTTCCAATGAAGAGGTAATATCCAGAGAACTTGTAAActgaaatcaaaaatttacaaaaggatTTTAAGCTCCTGTACAAAAGCTAAAGCTACCTATATGTATGCCCACAACATTCCAGTTCAAGTTCATTGAATTTCGCTTCACTAATGTTTACCAATGATAGAGATAAAAGGAATAATTAGCACGTTGTAGTTTATAGCGAAAAGCGCTACGTATcctaaaaataaacaacgTATTCTGTACCTGAAGGAAATCGTGACTGTCTTTTTACACCAACGAAATGTGAGGCTGTAGTACATGAAAGATTTCACCTCAGCCAAAGGCCCTGACATTTTCAAGAAGCAGCAGCAAAAATGAGTAAGGGTACATCTTCTATGGGAAAAAGGGGCAACAAGTCCCATACCCTCTGTCGTCGTTGTGGAAAGCGCTCTTTCCATAAGCAAAAGAGCACTTGTGCTTCTTGCGGTTATCCTTCCGCCAAGACTCGTAGCTTCAACTGGGGTGCCAAGGCtaagagaagaaaagccaCCGGTACCGGTCGTATGGAACACATGAAGAAGGTTCACCGTAGCTTCGTTAACGGATTCCGTAAgtgatttttgttttaattcattTCCTGTTCATAAACTAACCAAATATTTAGGTACTGGTGTTAAGCCTGCTACTGGATCTAAGGTTACCGCCTCTTCTGCTTAAGTTTAGTGCATTCAGATCAATTATTTCTGAACAGGGAGCGCCTGTTCCGATATAAAATTTGTATTCTCTGACTGGatcctttttatttgcaGTTTTTGggaaagaaatataatctatgttcttttcatttttatgtACTGTTATCATCGCGTAGATCCGTTTAGTAGTGGTACCCTAGTTTCAAAGTAGTGAAGTAAGAAACGTCGATAGTGAAATCAGAGCTTATGAGCAAGGTATAAAGTAGTTTCAAACTTGGTCATTTTGTCTACAGATGAATGAATAAGGTCAAATTTATCACAGACATTTCAAGGTAATTGGATTGATTTTCGTTGCTTCTATGCTTATTGttattcatttattttatctCATGTACTGTTGATCTTTCTGCTTGACTGCAATTTGGCATACAAAAGTCAAGTCTAAAGTTGATCACTTGTTTCTTCAGAATCGCTCTCATAGTATTGTTTACACCTCTTTTTTCCTATCCAAAGTTGTAAAAATTTCCAGATTATATACACATATGACCtaaaatttacttttcctGTTGAAATAACTACATATGAAGTTTCGTTTTCAATTCAGTTTCTCAATGCCACGAcaaaatattcaatatGTCGGAACCTTCTCTTACTGACCTGGAACAAGAGTCCTTCTCTaatcaagaaaaactaATCGACTCGTTTTTGGCAAAAGGACCACAAGCGTTGGCTGATACTGCTTCGTCCAGCGTAAATGAGCAATCAGGTTTATCGACTGAACAAGAACTCAAAAAGTATAAGGAATTCTTCTCTCAACTCAAGTTTTCGTACATAGAACAGggaacaaaagaaagatatttGCGCGCAATTCTTGATGATCCTCCTTTACTAGTTGAGACTGAAGATAATGAAAAGCTAGAGTCTACGATATCTGAACTGAAAATTCGCTTGAAACAACGAAAGGACGATGTTGAATcgttgaagaaagaaattgtttctgAGTGCAACgaaattgctgaaaagtATGATGCAACGTTAAAGGAATccaaagaagcaaaagcacTCTTGGTCGAATACAGAACACTCGAGAAAGAGTTACAAAGCTTAAACCAAGATGACATGACTAACGCGCCCATCCTTCCagatttagaaaaagaaatacctGTTTTAAAACAAGAACTTTTGGACACTGATGATTCCATAAAGTCGATCAATTCTCAGttagaaagagaagaacATCGCTTAGAAcaactgaaaaagaattattctacacttgaaaaagaacatgGTCATTTACAGCAAAGATCGAACAGTCTACGTGAATCTATGGATATGCGTGCCCCTGGAGACGATGCAAAGAGAAAGGTTCAAGCATGGTATACTTCTATGCTCGATATTTACAATCAAATGCTTCcttaaaccaaaaagatcAGTTCTAACGGCATCCACGTAAGCTAATcgaatttttgaatctttttattcttcttaATCTCTGTTTCTATCGGGAACCCAGCGACGTAACGACACGCACTGGATAGAATAGTGACTGAGAATTAATTTTGACCATTCCCACTGATCCATATTCTTTTGACGTTGCCAAAGGTCATTCAAAATTTCGGGTGCTGGGCAATGAACATAGCATAATACAAGAGTCTTCTTCACTTGACCAACCGTGCGGTTAAGACAATGAAGTTCATGCCATTTGAGGTTCTGTTTTTGAGAATTTCCTACGCAAGGGAGTAACAAAACCGCCAATTCAGCATGACTGAACACGGGGCCTCTCTTATATAGAACTAAAAAAGAGTTAGAAACTTATTGTTACTAAAGAATCAACATACGATAATCCACTGAGAATTTTGTTCCTCCTTTTATTACCCATCCTTGTTGACGAAAGTAATAGTAAGCAGCAAGATCTACCAGGAACGAATTTTCTGGGCGAATGTGAGGGGTGGCATCAAGTTGACTGAAAGAAGTACCCGTGTTTTCGTTCCAAGCTTTAGTGTATTCTGGAGTCTGAGCAGCAATCTCAGCAAAATAGCGAAGCAAGGGAGTAGATGAAATATCTTCCGTCCCAGTGTTAGCAGTTAAAGCTCCTAGAGAAGATAGAAAAAAGGCCTCCGGAAATGTCAATTGCAAATGCTCAAGTTCGGGTACAGAGGTAACTTCAGAAGGATTTTGAGGGGGtgcaaatgaagaaaaagggtCTAGTAGTTCTTTTGGAAGGGCAGCGTCCTCCTTGAGATGATTTGGGATCTCTTCTTTACGTTCAATACATAACTGGCGTTCACGAGCACATTGCTCTCTATATGCTCGTTGCGctttgaatctttttctttgtaatcTTCTCCTTGCAGTAATTTCTTCGGCCACTAAGTCTTCATCAAACCCCAACAGACCTAGCGATCGCTTTGTACGAACGTGCCATGTAGGCTCACTTCTAGAAAGATTCCCTTTCCCAAAAAATCCGCTCGTCCATAGTCTTCGTATACCTTCTCTATCTGTTACCAGGCAGCTACGAGTACTCGCGTCCACTGAACATTGTACAGGAATTTGTTTAGGAGTTCTGGTGAAAAagtaataataaatatagGGAACCCATGTGATAGGATTTGTAGGAATTATAGGAGGCAGCGGTCTAGCTAATAAGAATGGAAGAGGatctttataaatttcatGTGCTTTTGACATGTTATAGATTTTTTAGATTACAAAAGGTGTTGTTGTAATTTGTCCCAGGATACCTAAAGCCTACCATAGATTTTTCgtaaaactttttattttcctttatttgaagacttttcaattaattCAAATAGTATTTTGTCACAgaatatttaaaaacaGAGATATGGTCTCCATCAGTTGCGTTGGTATAATGCTCCACTATGcttgcttttattttcagcCAATATCAAAGGACTGAATGAAGCATTCAGAATCTCTTTATTAACAATCTATTATTTGAACTTTGATTATGAATACAGTCTCTGATCTCTAAAATACCTGATTTACCTAGTTTTTCCTTGAATTGAGTGAATGACTATGATAGTTGAATGCACTATTTTCAGTTTTTAACCACatttttacaaaacttATAgttgaattcttttttcctaatATTACGAAACgtttaattatttattcaaaGCAACCGTGATCGTTATACTTTGTCAGCGCGTTGAGATCGTAAACAGCTTATGAGCGAATCGAAATCGTATTTAAATTTAtgatcttttgttttataaaaaaggtTAAAATATGAGGCGGTATCTTGGCTCCGTGATTTCAAATCCTCGGCCTGCACAAGCTCTTGGCATAAATCACCCTCTTAtagtcttttgttttattgcTACTAGGACTTTGTCACTAGCTCCTGCTGTATATTGGTGCTTAAAATGTCTAcaccttttcttttttggtgaTGGTCGTGCATGGCTAGCATTAACATCTGCTCTCTGGACAATTGTATGCAGCACTAAAATTATTTCGCTGATTATAAACTTACAAAGATGATTTAGGTTTCAGGGTACTTATCTTTTGTACTGACTACTGggtttttattaaaatgGTATGTGTCAATCCGAAAATAGTAGCAATTGGGTTACTATACGGTCATAGAATTTGAGCTAATTCTTAGGCTTATTCATTATTCTATCGCACCCACAATAATACGTTTATTGTCCCTTAATGTTATtaacttttcctttgtgTCTTTGAGTGTCAATTTTATAACTCATGGCGATAATTCCCTTTTGCTCCCCGCTTGGATTGCCATATCTTGCTTTCAAACAGCTTCTTACATCGTTCAGGATTGGATTACTTCCCCCATTACCCGAACAGCCCCATTTCCGTCTTCATCCTCCGCGGGTAATTCTCTGTCAAACAGACACAGCTTagattttttggaaattacAGTGTTTGCTGTTGTGCCTGTTGGTATTGCAAGTTTTTTCACAATGCTGATGCTTCTGTGGCAGATCTACAACGATCCGATATACTTTTTAGGCTCCTGATGTACATAAGAAATAATTGCTTTAGTTTTGTTAAACCAaaatgctttattttttttgtaatacTTGCCTTTAAGGCTAATACATCTAgttataattttttgcaaataaattaataagCGATTTACAGTGGAAACCAATTCGGAGTGCTTTAAACATTCATTAAAACTCTTATTAAAATAATTGACtctatatataaaataaaaacaaactgCGTGGGATAAGGCGGTAATATaatatgtttgtttactttttgtttacatccTAAGGTTCAGAAACCACTCCAACTGAACGATCATAATTCCCTACGCTTCGGAAGAGAAAATGGAAGATAACGTCCTTAAAGATCGAACAGATATAGTAAACATATCCTCGTCTGTTCTTCCAAATGAAGAGTATCGCCCTAGCTCAACTTCAAACTATACGATAAAGAACCAAGCAAGGAGCAAAAGTTCTGTAAATACAGAGTATTTTTCAGACGTTGAATCATTGCAGCAAGAATTATGTGAATCCGAcgttccttttctttacatgAACGAAAACTTCAGTACGGCAAGAGATAGGAATAGCAGCAGTACCATCTTGactgaaaagcaaaacaaaacagatAGTGTTGGAGAGAAcgaaaaatatttactCGATGAAAATCAGCGCTTAAAAGAGGCAAACGAGCGTCTTCAAATGACATTGTTACAAATGGTAAGCAAACCCATTATGTGTGCAgtttttttacaaaaattaGGCCATCTCAGACACAGTCTCTGAGAAGGAGCAAGAGGAGATGCAAGCCGTCCGAAAGGAGCTAATTCGCGAAGTAATGGGCAGCAGCAAATCACGTCTACATCAGATGGAAATCGAAAACAAAGACTTAAAGAAGTCTATTTCAGAAATGCAGGAGTATATAACGAAAATAGTCGATCGCTGTCTACAGAATGAGTTTGCTCAGCAAATCCTTTCGATAGATGAAGCATGAATTGAGAATCAAACACTGTATCCCTTTTCCAAGACGCCAGGATTATACATTGTGTTTAAACGTTGAGTAACTTAAATGGAGGTGTTGATATTTTTCCCGTACACAAATAAATGACTGAATTCTCATTTTCGGATACACCTTTCATCGTATGTTTACTaactttggaaaagcaCATTGTCAAATCTTCCAGCAAGCTAGAAAGGTTTGGACCGTTCACGACTTTGCAAAGAAAGGTCCCCGATTGTTTCAAGCCACGTAACGAAAATATTAAGGAAGATTGAgctaaaaacaaagaatccATATGATCCTTAACAGTTAATAGTTCACGATTTCGCATAGCCGAATAAGGCTTTCTCGAAATAGAAAATTCAAATCCCTGAACCATTGGAAACGGACGATTTAAATCACTCATTACAACGTCCGCACGTAATTCATTCAGCAGCGATCCTTGTTTTTCCATGGCTGCTTCATGCTCAATAGCCAACTGAAGGTAAGGTACAGAGGAGGGATCACCATACTGTGCAGATGCTTCTCGTAATTTTCTAGCACGTAATCCTGCTTTTACaacttcttcttgaatAGCCATACTTAAGAAATTTCCCTGTATCGTGCTGCAGTTAGCTGGAGACCTTGACGGGATAATATCAACAGAAACGACTCTTCCTTCAGAGCCTATGTATTCCGAAGCAACGTTGTTCCATATTCCTGGAGAAGATCCCTTATCATGTTAATAgctaaaataaatatgaaagaaGACCATACCAAATTAATAACCAGTTGTCCGGGtgcaaatattttttccttctcatTTATCTAAAACAAATTGGTTAGCAATGTCATCAGATCACGCTTAAAAATGCATCGctgtattttttccttttttcttttctaagaAAGAGCAAACCGTCAAATAAATTCACAGGCAACAAAACATCTCACTCAGTAATTTTCGAAAACCTACATGTTtcagaaaaataaaataatcattttcCAGGGAAGCTCTATAAGAAGATAAAGATTGTGTTTTCCCTTGTCTTTGCTTTGTTGAGtagaaaaactttttgttcaGACTAGTAATAGAAAATCGCCAATCAGTGCTTTTAGTCAAGCAATTTTTCCAGCTATTAACAAAGGTTGTTCTTTGAAAGAGATTCATTTTACTTCGAAAGCATTTTACTTGGTTTCCAGATGTTTTATTATACTCATCGACAAAATTCCACAATGGGTGACTCGCTCTAGTAACTTTTACTCCAGTACAAAGTGCGCTAATAAAAACGGAAACGAACGCAGCTAACTAGGGTTAAAACTTATTTATGCGTATCTTTGAAATTTAATTCAAAGATAGTCGAATTTTGCAATTTATGTTCAAGatcaaaagtaaagaaaatagaCCTGTAATTACTGAAATCCTTCCTTTTCGCCCAAGATTTTAGATTATctacattgaaaaaatacagAAGCTTCATAACTAGctaatttttctcttcttgtttCCTTTGTCTTTTAGTAGAACTTCATTCATCAgttcgtttgtttatttattaaagtaCTTACGCTGTACCTCAGTATATACATCTAATGCATTCTCCGCGTCGGTAACCATTCGGGGACGTTGCAAGCAAGTTCACCGAATACGCAACTAAGTGCTTGTGCTAGAGAACGCGCACGTACGCAAAGCCAATATGAAGTTTGGCAAAATTCTTACTTATTTAACGCTTTTTGTGGTTGCGTGTCTTGCAAAACCAGATTTAAACTCTCGTACTGATGACAATGGAATAATCACTATCGCTGGTAGACTTTTTCAGCGAATTGTCACTGGTAAACAAGATCACACTACTGTAGCACTGTTTTCAGTGGATGCTACGACTATGAACTGTGAAATTTGCCGGTAtgtctttgtttttaattctCATGCGTTCGTCTTTGCTGATAATTTAGCCTTATTGAGCCCCAATTTAAAGCCTTAGCTTACTCTTACAAGCAGAAGTATGGCCTTGACAGTGGTATCAGATTCGTGTATGCGGACTTTGGtaaaaataagaatttgtttgaacAGGTACGGGTCTCTATTGCCAAAATGATCCAAGAATTAAGATTGTAACATATTCAGTTCGGTATCGAAAGTGTTCCCAATTTTTGGGTCTTCAAGCCCAACACTATAGTTCCTATTGCAGGAGATTTAAGCAGCGGGTAAGCAAACCGATTAAACGTAAAAATTTGAGCTCTTATTAACACTTGTTTAGTGTTGATGCCGACAAATTGGCTGCCTTGGTCTTGAAAGAAACTGGCAAAGGTGCGCCAATAATTTACCGTCAAGATCCGACTAAGAAATATGCTTCTCTGGTATCAACCGTCTTATGCGGTGCtgctcttttctttaccagaaaaatacttttgaagGTTTTCACCAGCAGAAAAGTGTGGGCTGCTTTTAGTATTATCACTGTCATTACATTGAGTAGTGGATTCATGTTCACTCGTATCCGATTTACTCCTTATAGTCAACGCGGTGAAAATGGCGAAAATCTCTGGTTAGCCGGCTCGCAACAATATCAATTTGGCGCTGAAGTACAGGTTGTTTCATTAATCTGTAAGTATAGCAAGCTTTTGTGGTTGAAGTATATACTAACCTAATTTAGATACCGCTTTAACTATCAGCACCATCTTCCTAACTGTAATTGCACCTAAAGTTCGGGGTGCTAAACGCCAAACCCTCTTTGTCCTTTTCTGGCTTATTGTATTATGGCTTGGTTATAGCTTCCTTGTTgatgttttccaaagaaagatgCAGATGTATCCTTTTAAGCTTTTACTTTAGATGTTCACTGTTGGTTTGAGTGAGGAAggagatgaaaaagattaatCTCATGTTTTATTCTTAACGTACATTTATTAATCAAGACTTGTTTCTTAAAAATGTTTTACATTTATAATCATTAAAGCGAGAAATCATTGCGTATAGCAAAAGAGTTTTGTCGTTAAATAGTTACGGCAGTCGTCTACCTTTTCTTACACGTTTGAAAATACCTTATTAATCGTTTCAAAGGTATACCAAGTTATACTCATGACAGGGATaattttcaacaaattaCTGAAGTATCCCCGGAAGAAACCAAACAGGCCTTCCTTGCTGTAGATTTTCACCATTGCATCTGGTATACTTGAGTAATGGTATCCAATGCCAGGTATTCGGTTTACTTGGAATCTTCGCCTAAGAACATCAGCTGGAAATGCAAATGTTTGAGCAACGAATCCACTAAACCCACCGAGAGAAAGTTTTTCTAAGACACTGAGATCTCGTCCCGAAAACATATATTCTTTACACCACTCATATGTAAAAAATACAATAGATACATAAGGCACTACATTAAGTAGCGTCGCCGGAAGACCACTATAAAATGCAGCAATACCTCCTTCATTACGATAAATTGTCCTCAAAGTTGACATGAGATTTAGTGAATGGGTATTGCAACCATCAATCATACTATTTTTGACTAAACCCGCCGTCTGTATTGAAAGTCTTGTCCTAGCAATGTCTAATGGATAAGTGCTAACGACACTAGCAGCTCCTGAGATGGCTCCAAAGATTAATCTTTCATAATTGTTTAGATCATTTCTACATGAGGCCTGTAACGTAAGTTGTTTTAATCCACTGTAAGTCGCAAATTGAACTGCACCGTAGGGAAATGCCCTTAAGCAATTCGTTCCATTTCCACGgaaaaatccaagaatGCCTTCCCGTTTCCATATTTTGGAAACTGTCGAAAATATGCTATTATATTCATTATTACTTTGAACTTGGAAGATGATTTTCATCCGTTCCAGAGGACTGGTTACAGTTCTACTAAGAGACGCACCTGTACCGCCAGACAGCACAGATACAAACACGCTTTTTAAAAACCTTGGGGATTCATTAGCCGTAAGTAATGTATGATCTTTTTCCATCacaagtaacccaagtatAGTTTCTCAATCTCATGTACTAAGGCATCGACCCTCACACACCAACCCTACCCTATCATGCAAAACAGTCACAGTTCAATACACAACTTTTGAGTGAGAAATGCTACCTACACCGAGCCAAGATGGtaagtaaaaaagatattgcGCTTAAAATGCATTAATTAGAATAAGTGGctaattcattctttagGGTATCGACATTGAGAGACATCACGTGAGAAAGTCTCAACGCAGCAAGCCTGCCTCTGAGAACGTGTACTTGAAGCTTTTGGTTAAATTATACCGCTTCTTGGCCCGTCGTACTGACTCACGTTTCAACAAAACTATCTTGAAGCGTCTCTTTCAATCCAAGACTAATCGCCCTCCTATCTCTATTTCCAAGATTGCTGCTTTGACTAGCCGCAAGGCTTCTAACCTTGAGGGCAAGACCGTCGTCACTGTTGGTACCGTTACCGACGATGAGCGTATGTTGACTGTTCCCAAACTCTCTGTCGCTGCTCTTCGCTTCACCAAGTCTGCCCGTGCTCGTATCTTGAAGGCAGGCGGTGAAGTCATGACTCTCGACCAACTCGCTCTTCGTGCCCCTACTGGTAGCAACACTGTTCTCCTTCGTGGTAGGAAGCATGCTCGTGAGGCCTACCGTCACTTTGGTTTCGGTCCCCACAAGCACAAGGCTCCTCACGTCCGCTCTGAAGGCCGTAAGTTTGAGGAAGCTCGTGGTCGTAGAAAGTCTCGTGCCTTCAAGGTATAAGCTCGATAGTCTCAAAATCAATGCACCAAAAGGGTTTCTTTATGTAAGTTATTTGCTGTATTAGAAGTATTTTGAATGATAGTAGTTGATGTTGTATGTAAACGAAAAGCATCAGGTGTATGGCAAATAAATGCTAGCTAGGAAAGAGGTTATTTAGCAGACTTCTGTACCGGGGATTCAAGGTAAAAGGCATtcaaattatttattaatattgTTAACTAAGATCAATTTACGCAACAGTAAACAGAACACTGAAATAACAAAATGCAattatgaataaaaaatacaaaccAACAAACTTGCATTTTTTagtatttattcttttcttgtttatttcttcataaaCATCATTAGACACCAATGCCGGTTtagactttctttttcttaattaGACATGGAAGGGTACGCGGGTGAAAGTGCGTGTCTGTGGGTCATAATTATATTGGTAAAAGTTTGTGCCGTACGGTTGCGGCTCAATACAATAAACAGTATGGAGAGGCACATTCAAATGTGCAATATCTTCTCGACGGCATCCCAGGAAATACGCGACTATAATTCTTGTGATGACTCTATGTCCAATAACTAGAACATGATGTTTCATGCGTTCTATCTCGACAATAACACTTTGAAGTCGATATATAACGTCCAGGTAACTTTCACCACCAGAACCGGGATATCTGTAATTAAGCTTATCCAACGCTCGAGCTTCGTACTCCTCGGGGTGCATGTTCTCTATCTGCTCATATGTAAGCTGATCGCAAATACCCGAACAAATTTCGTTTAGCATTCGCATAGCTTTGATATCATATTGTTCATCGTCAAAATATGCAGCAGTTTCCATGctccttttcatcattgaagTCCACACGCTGAAAGGCTtaataatcttttcttcatcttctggATCCAATTCAATAGGAGTCCTTGCTTCAGTTGGAGACTGATTATTATAGTCGGGTtgatattgttttttttgatacAAGTTACCGCCATTTAAAAGATTGGATTCCCTCGTAATATCATAAAACAATCGATCTTGGAATTCCGCACGCTTTGTTTCGATAAACATTGCAAGATCTTCTCCGTATTGCTTTCCAAGATTGGTTAATGAAGCATTACCTCCTATACGGCCCATGGTGTTATCCACGGACTCTCCATGACGAGTTACCCAAATCTGTCTAGGCGAAAGGTTGAAATTaagcaagaagaaaactgCCTGACC contains:
- the rpl3703 gene encoding 60S ribosomal protein L37, coding for MSKGTSSMGKRGNKSHTLCRRCGKRSFHKQKSTCASCGYPSAKTRSFNWGAKAKRRKATGTGRMEHMKKVHRSFVNGFRTGVKPATGSKVTASSA
- the sos7 gene encoding NMS complex subunit Sos7 — protein: MSEPSLTDLEQESFSNQEKLIDSFLAKGPQALADTASSSVNEQSGLSTEQELKKYKEFFSQLKFSYIEQGTKERYLRAILDDPPLLVETEDNEKLESTISELKIRLKQRKDDVESLKKEIVSECNEIAEKYDATLKESKEAKALLVEYRTLEKELQSLNQDDMTNAPILPDLEKEIPVLKQELLDTDDSIKSINSQLEREEHRLEQLKKNYSTLEKEHGHLQQRSNSLRESMDMRAPGDDAKRKVQAWYTSMLDIYNQMLP
- the sen2 gene encoding tRNA-splicing endonuclease catalytic subunit Sen2, with the translated sequence MSKAHEIYKDPLPFLLARPLPPIIPTNPITWVPYIYYYFFTRTPKQIPVQCSVDASTRSCLVTDREGIRRLWTSGFFGKGNLSRSEPTWHVRTKRSLGLLGFDEDLVAEEITARRRLQRKRFKAQRAYREQCARERQLCIERKEEIPNHLKEDAALPKELLDPFSSFAPPQNPSEVTSVPELEHLQLTFPEAFFLSSLGALTANTGTEDISSTPLLRYFAEIAAQTPEYTKAWNENTGTSFSQLDATPHIRPENSFLVDLAAYYYFRQQGWVIKGGTKFSVDYLLYKRGPVFSHAELAVLLLPCVGNSQKQNLKWHELHCLNRTVGQVKKTLVLCYVHCPAPEILNDLWQRQKNMDQWEWSKLILSHYSIQCVSLRRWVPDRNRD
- the eos1 gene encoding N-glycosylation protein Eos1, with translation MRRYLGSVISNPRPAQALGINHPLIVFCFIATRTLSLAPAVYWCLKCLHLFFFGDGRAWLALTSALWTIVSGYLSFVLTTGFLLKWLIHYSIAPTIIRLLSLNVINFSFVSLSVNFITHGDNSLLLPAWIAISCFQTASYIVQDWITSPITRTAPFPSSSSAGNSLSNRHSLDFLEITVFAVVPVGIASFFTMLMLLWQIYNDPIYFLGS
- a CDS encoding Schizosaccharomyces specific protein, expressed during meiotic cell cycle; this encodes MEDNVLKDRTDIVNISSSVLPNEEYRPSSTSNYTIKNQARSKSSVNTEYFSDVESLQQELCESDVPFLYMNENFSTARDRNSSSTILTEKQNKTDSVGENEKYLLDENQRLKEANERLQMTLLQMAISDTVSEKEQEEMQAVRKELIREVMGSSKSRLHQMEIENKDLKKSISEMQEYITKIVDRCLQNEFAQQILSIDEA
- the mrm202 gene encoding mitochondrial 2' O-ribose methyltransferase Mrm2-like, whose amino-acid sequence is MNLFQRTTFVNSWKNCLTKSTDWRFSITSLNKKFFYSTKQRQGKTQSLSSYRASLENDYFIFLKHINEKEKIFAPGQLVINLGSSPGIWNNVASEYIGSEGRVVSVDIIPSRSPANCSTIQGNFLSMAIQEEVVKAGLRARKLREASAQYGDPSSVPYLQLAIEHEAAMEKQGSLLNELRADVVMSDLNRPFPMVQGFEFSISRKPYSAMRNRELLTVKDHMDSLFLAQSSLIFSLRGLKQSGTFLCKVVNGPNLSSLLEDLTMCFSKVSKHTMKGVSENENSVIYLCTGKISTPPFKLLNV
- the ost3 gene encoding oligosaccharyltransferase gamma subunit Ost3 — encoded protein: MKFGKILTYLTLFVVACLAKPDLNSRTDDNGIITIAGRLFQRIVTGKQDHTTVALFSVDATTMNCEICRLIEPQFKALAYSYKQKYGLDSGIRFVYADFGKNKNLFEQFGIESVPNFWVFKPNTIVPIAGDLSSGVDADKLAALVLKETGKGAPIIYRQDPTKKYASLVSTVLCGAALFFTRKILLKVFTSRKVWAAFSIITVITLSSGFMFTRIRFTPYSQRGENGENLWLAGSQQYQFGAEVQVVSLIYTALTISTIFLTVIAPKVRGAKRQTLFVLFWLIVLWLGYSFLVDVFQRKMQMYPFKLLL
- the mrx21 gene encoding mitochondrial carrier, 3'-phosphoadenosine 5'-phosphosulfate/ 5'-adenylyl sulfate Mrx21, producing the protein MEKDHTLLTANESPRFLKSVFVSVLSGGTGASLSRTVTSPLERMKIIFQVQSNNEYNSIFSTVSKIWKREGILGFFRGNGTNCLRAFPYGAVQFATYSGLKQLTLQASCRNDLNNYERLIFGAISGAASVVSTYPLDIARTRLSIQTAGLVKNSMIDGCNTHSLNLMSTLRTIYRNEGGIAAFYSGLPATLLNVVPYVSIVFFTYEWCKEYMFSGRDLSVLEKLSLGGFSGFVAQTFAFPADVLRRRFQVNRIPGIGYHYSSIPDAMVKIYSKEGLFGFFRGYFSNLLKIIPVMSITWYTFETINKTTAVTI
- the rpl1802 gene encoding 60S ribosomal protein L18, which codes for MGIDIERHHVRKSQRSKPASENVYLKLLVKLYRFLARRTDSRFNKTILKRLFQSKTNRPPISISKIAALTSRKASNLEGKTVVTVGTVTDDERMLTVPKLSVAALRFTKSARARILKAGGEVMTLDQLALRAPTGSNTVLLRGRKHAREAYRHFGFGPHKHKAPHVRSEGRKFEEARGRRKSRAFKV